The Flavimarina sp. Hel_I_48 genome window below encodes:
- the gyrA gene encoding DNA gyrase subunit A, with protein MAEGEKLISINIEDEMKSAYIDYSMSVIVSRALPDVRDGLKPVHRRVLFGMHELGVRANSSHKKSARIVGEVLGKYHPHGDTSVYDAMVRMAQEWSLRYMLVDGQGNFGSVDGDSPAAMRYTEARMRKISEEMLADIDKDTVDHQLNFDDTLKEPKVLPTRIPGLLVNGASGIAVGMATNMPPHNLTEVVNGIIAYIDNNDIEIDELIEHVSAPDFPTGGTIYGYEGVREAFKTGRGRVVLRAKARIEEIKGKECIVVSEIPYQVNKADMIKKTADLVNDKKIEGISAIRDESDRNGMRIVYILKRDAIPNIVLNTLYKYTALQSSFSVNNIALVNGRPQMLNLKDMIHYFVEHRHEVVVRRTEYELKKAEDRAHILEGLIIASDNIDEVIALIRASSNADEAREKLMERFKLTEIQAKAIVEMRLRQLTGLEQDKLRAEYDDLLATIEDLKDILAKKERRMQIIHDELIEIREKYGDERRTNIEYAGGDMDITDLIPDEKVVITISHAGYIKRTSLDEYKTQNRGGVGQKGSTTRNEDFLEHLFIGTNHQYLIFFTQNGKCFWMRVFEIPEGSKTSKGRAIQNLISIEPEDKIMAFICTNDLKDEEYINSHFVIMATKKGQVKKTSLEQYSRPRSNGINAITIKDGDELLAAKLTNGESEVMLAVKSGKAIRFEESKTRPMGRGASGVRGIKLADDMDEVIGMVAVNDSESNILVVSENGYGKRSLVEDYRITNRGGKGVKTISVTKKTGGLVAINNVTDSDDLMIINKSGIAIRMAVADLRVMGRATQGVKLINLKNNDSIAAVTKVKHDDDAIDDLEDTTEEVPKKPIEDKKTNDNTSDEEE; from the coding sequence ATGGCAGAAGGTGAAAAGCTAATTTCCATAAATATTGAAGATGAGATGAAGTCGGCTTACATTGATTATTCAATGTCAGTCATTGTGTCACGCGCCCTGCCAGATGTGAGGGACGGTTTAAAGCCGGTGCACAGGCGTGTTTTATTTGGTATGCATGAATTAGGTGTTCGCGCCAACAGCTCCCATAAAAAATCTGCAAGAATCGTGGGAGAGGTGTTAGGAAAGTACCACCCGCACGGTGATACTTCGGTTTATGATGCGATGGTACGTATGGCCCAGGAATGGAGCCTGCGCTATATGCTCGTGGATGGCCAGGGAAACTTTGGTTCCGTAGATGGTGATAGTCCGGCAGCAATGCGTTATACGGAGGCCCGTATGCGGAAGATTTCCGAAGAAATGCTTGCGGATATCGATAAGGATACGGTAGACCATCAATTGAATTTTGATGATACCTTAAAAGAGCCGAAAGTCCTTCCCACACGTATCCCGGGATTGCTCGTTAATGGTGCATCTGGTATCGCAGTGGGAATGGCTACCAATATGCCCCCACACAACCTTACCGAGGTCGTTAACGGTATTATAGCGTATATAGATAACAACGATATAGAAATCGATGAACTCATAGAACATGTGAGTGCACCTGATTTTCCTACCGGTGGAACCATTTATGGCTACGAAGGCGTTCGGGAAGCTTTTAAAACAGGTCGTGGACGTGTTGTTTTGCGGGCCAAGGCACGGATTGAAGAAATAAAAGGTAAAGAATGTATCGTGGTCAGCGAAATTCCATATCAGGTAAATAAGGCCGATATGATCAAGAAAACCGCTGATCTTGTCAATGATAAAAAGATTGAAGGCATTTCGGCCATTCGGGATGAATCTGACCGTAACGGTATGCGTATCGTTTATATTTTAAAACGTGACGCGATCCCTAATATCGTACTCAATACGCTTTACAAATATACCGCCCTCCAATCATCATTCAGTGTAAACAATATTGCACTGGTCAATGGTAGGCCACAGATGCTGAACCTTAAAGACATGATTCATTATTTTGTGGAGCATCGTCATGAGGTTGTGGTGCGACGAACGGAATATGAACTGAAGAAAGCGGAAGACCGCGCACACATCCTTGAAGGACTTATTATCGCATCAGATAATATTGACGAGGTGATCGCTTTGATTCGTGCAAGTTCTAACGCAGATGAAGCCCGTGAGAAACTCATGGAGCGTTTTAAACTTACCGAAATCCAGGCGAAAGCTATCGTTGAAATGCGATTACGCCAACTTACCGGTCTGGAGCAGGATAAATTAAGGGCGGAATATGATGATTTACTCGCTACAATTGAAGATCTGAAAGATATTCTCGCTAAAAAGGAACGTAGGATGCAGATCATCCATGACGAACTTATAGAAATTAGGGAAAAGTATGGCGATGAGCGCAGGACGAATATAGAATATGCTGGTGGTGATATGGATATCACTGATTTGATCCCTGATGAGAAAGTTGTTATAACTATATCTCATGCCGGTTACATCAAACGTACTTCACTGGATGAATACAAAACCCAGAATAGGGGAGGTGTAGGTCAAAAAGGATCTACTACCCGTAATGAAGATTTTCTGGAACACCTGTTCATAGGAACGAATCACCAATACCTTATTTTCTTTACCCAAAATGGTAAATGTTTTTGGATGCGCGTTTTTGAAATACCGGAAGGAAGTAAGACTTCTAAAGGAAGAGCGATCCAAAATCTTATAAGCATTGAGCCAGAGGATAAGATAATGGCATTCATCTGTACAAATGACCTCAAAGATGAGGAATATATCAACAGTCATTTTGTGATTATGGCTACTAAAAAAGGTCAGGTCAAGAAAACTTCACTCGAGCAATACAGCAGGCCAAGAAGTAACGGTATTAACGCCATTACCATTAAGGATGGTGATGAACTTCTAGCTGCCAAGCTTACAAATGGGGAGAGCGAGGTCATGCTTGCCGTTAAATCCGGTAAGGCGATTCGCTTTGAAGAAAGTAAAACCAGACCAATGGGGCGTGGAGCTTCTGGTGTTCGTGGCATAAAACTTGCAGATGATATGGATGAAGTTATAGGAATGGTTGCTGTGAATGATTCAGAGTCCAATATTCTTGTCGTTTCGGAAAATGGTTATGGTAAACGTAGCCTTGTGGAAGATTACAGAATTACAAACCGTGGTGGTAAAGGTGTTAAAACAATCTCCGTTACTAAAAAGACCGGTGGTCTTGTAGCCATTAACAACGTTACCGATAGCGATGATCTGATGATTATCAACAAATCTGGGATTGCCATACGTATGGCAGTTGCAGATCTTAGGGTAATGGGAAGGGCTACACAGGGTGTGAAATTGATCAATCTAAAAAACAATGATTCAATTGCAGCAGTCACCAAAGTTAAACATGACGACGATGCTATTGATGATCTGGAAGACACCACGGAAGAAGTACCCAAGAAACCTATAGAAGATAAAAAAACCAACGATAACACCTCTGACGAAGAGGAATAA
- a CDS encoding tetratricopeptide repeat protein, translating into MKTKLFIVGAALSITAIVSAQRKELRNLKSSVEDEEYAQAKTDISTLEGMMGEMDEDDKEEFYYYKAKAYLGKEDDFSGLDTALEALDMASKTNDGDDYGDEVAELKQQAMNKTINSAVEDQNAERYDAAASKLNKLYNLSPKDTIYLYYAASNAVNGQDFDTALEYYNQLKDLGYEGVETKYTALNKESGEVENFGSEAQRDLMVKAGSHEDPKMETTPAKSPEITEKIALIYMQKGEDQKALDAMADAREQNPDNVDLMKNEAELYRKLDMTAEYEAAMDKIIAKDPNNPDLLVNLGISANNAGNPEKAMEYYKKALEIDPSNAIANLNTAVALLAKDKELVDQMNSLGTSAADNKKYEAFKKERMDVYKDAIPYLEKAAESDPDNLEVTRTLFNIHSQLGNTEKAATFKEKLDSLEGASGK; encoded by the coding sequence ATGAAAACCAAATTATTTATAGTGGGCGCCGCCCTTTCAATAACGGCCATAGTTTCTGCACAGCGCAAGGAACTTAGAAATTTAAAGAGCTCCGTAGAAGATGAGGAGTATGCGCAAGCGAAGACTGACATCAGTACACTGGAAGGTATGATGGGAGAAATGGATGAGGACGATAAAGAAGAGTTCTATTACTATAAAGCGAAGGCTTATTTAGGTAAAGAAGATGATTTTTCTGGTCTTGATACTGCTTTAGAAGCGTTGGACATGGCTTCAAAAACGAATGATGGTGATGATTATGGCGACGAGGTTGCAGAATTAAAGCAACAAGCTATGAACAAAACCATTAACAGTGCTGTTGAAGATCAGAATGCAGAGCGCTATGATGCTGCTGCTTCAAAGTTGAACAAACTTTATAACCTTAGCCCTAAAGATACCATTTATCTGTATTACGCAGCTTCTAATGCAGTAAACGGTCAGGATTTTGACACGGCTTTAGAATATTACAATCAACTTAAAGATTTAGGATACGAAGGTGTTGAAACTAAATATACTGCCCTTAACAAAGAGAGCGGTGAAGTAGAAAACTTTGGTTCAGAAGCTCAGCGTGACCTTATGGTAAAAGCAGGATCACATGAAGATCCCAAAATGGAAACCACTCCTGCAAAAAGTCCAGAGATTACAGAAAAAATTGCATTGATCTACATGCAAAAAGGTGAAGACCAGAAAGCGCTTGACGCTATGGCTGATGCCCGCGAGCAAAATCCTGATAATGTGGATTTGATGAAAAATGAGGCTGAACTTTACCGCAAGCTGGATATGACTGCTGAATACGAGGCAGCAATGGACAAAATCATCGCTAAAGATCCTAATAATCCTGATCTTTTGGTAAATCTGGGAATCAGCGCAAACAATGCTGGGAATCCTGAAAAAGCAATGGAATATTACAAGAAAGCTTTAGAAATAGATCCATCTAATGCAATTGCCAACCTGAATACCGCTGTTGCACTTTTAGCTAAAGATAAAGAACTCGTTGATCAAATGAACAGCCTGGGAACATCTGCAGCAGACAATAAAAAATACGAAGCCTTTAAAAAGGAACGTATGGATGTTTATAAAGATGCAATACCCTATTTAGAAAAAGCAGCAGAGAGTGATCCTGATAACTTAGAAGTTACACGTACACTTTTCAATATCCACAGTCAATTGGGTAATACTGAAAAAGCGGCCACTTTCAAAGAAAAGCTGGATAGTTTAGAAGGAGCAAGCGGAAAATAA
- a CDS encoding peroxiredoxin-like family protein, whose translation MIKPTEKVPNLELDLINDTKWDLSKQNAEQFTLVVFYRGLHCPVCKKYLEDLKTKLEDFEERGVNVIAVSMDTEERAKKTGDKWAIESLPIGYDLTEDAAREWGLYISNAIKDTEPDVFSEPGLFLIKPDGTLYCSAVQSMPFARPDFKALLKAIDFIQEEDYPARGKA comes from the coding sequence ATGATAAAACCAACAGAAAAAGTACCAAATCTTGAACTGGATCTCATCAATGATACCAAGTGGGATCTAAGCAAACAAAACGCAGAACAATTTACACTGGTAGTATTTTACCGTGGCCTGCACTGCCCCGTTTGTAAAAAATACCTTGAAGATTTAAAAACTAAGTTAGAGGATTTTGAAGAGCGTGGTGTAAATGTTATCGCTGTAAGTATGGATACGGAAGAACGTGCCAAGAAAACAGGAGATAAATGGGCAATTGAATCCCTTCCCATAGGATATGATCTTACGGAAGATGCAGCCAGGGAATGGGGTCTTTACATTTCTAACGCCATTAAGGATACAGAACCGGATGTCTTTTCAGAACCTGGATTGTTTTTGATAAAACCCGACGGAACGTTGTACTGTTCTGCCGTACAGAGTATGCCCTTTGCACGTCCTGATTTTAAGGCTTTATTAAAGGCAATAGATTTTATACAGGAAGAAGACTACCCTGCACGCGGTAAAGCTTAA
- a CDS encoding ATP-dependent Clp protease ATP-binding subunit: protein MDDNFSPRVKDVIAYSKEEALRLGHEYIGTEHLLLGLLRDGSGKAIEILHKLSIDLSHLRRKVEILSPASPNYSVGNNDKRNLHLTRQAERALKTTFLEAKLFQSTSINTAHLLLCVLRNENDPTTKLLNKLKVDYDNVKDQFKLMMTNDDDYIETIKAESFSEDDADSSAKENPFNTTGNNKTNKKSKTPVLDNFGRDLTAMAEEDKLDPVVGRAKEIERVSQILSRRKKNNPLLIGEPGVGKSAIAEGLALRIVKRKVSRILFNKRVVTLDLASLVAGTKYRGQFEERMKAVMNELEKNSDIILFIDEIHTIVGAGGATGSLDASNMFKPALARGEIQCIGATTLDEYRQYIEKDGALERRFQKVIVEPTTIAETIEILENIKDKYEDHHNVQYTKEAIEACVTLTSRYMTDRFLPDKAIDALDEAGSRVHITNIDVPKKIIDLERRLEEVREKKNSVVKKQKYEEAAKLRDDEKNIEKELAVAQERWEEDSKQHKETVSEDNVADVVSMMSGIPVNRIAKTESNKLAELPASIRNKVIGQDEAVAKVAKAIQRNRAGLKDPQKPIGSFIFLGQTGVGKTQLAKVLATELFDNQDTLIRIDMSEYMEKFAVSRLVGAPPGYVGYEEGGQLTEKVRRKPYAVLLLDEIEKAHPDVFNMLLQVLDDGYLTDSLGRKIDFRNTVIIMTSNIGARKLKDFGQGVGFGTSARKNQEEENTRSVIQSALKKTFAPEFLNRVDDVVIFNALDRAEIHKIIDIELAKLYSRIKDLGYALKLTDKAKDFISDKGFDKEYGARPLKRAIQKYIEDALAEEIITSKLEEGDKITMDIEEGKEELSISIEKPENSTQS, encoded by the coding sequence ATGGATGATAATTTTTCCCCAAGAGTAAAAGATGTAATCGCTTACAGTAAGGAAGAGGCGTTGCGTCTAGGGCACGAATATATAGGTACTGAACATTTATTGCTCGGTTTGCTACGGGATGGTAGCGGCAAGGCAATTGAGATTTTGCATAAATTAAGCATTGATCTGAGTCATTTGAGGCGCAAGGTCGAAATCCTTAGTCCTGCATCACCTAATTATTCCGTAGGTAACAACGATAAACGTAACCTGCATCTTACCAGACAGGCAGAGCGGGCCTTAAAGACCACTTTTTTAGAAGCCAAACTTTTTCAAAGCACTTCTATAAATACTGCGCACTTGCTTTTGTGTGTTTTGCGTAATGAAAATGATCCCACGACCAAGCTGCTCAACAAGCTTAAAGTGGATTATGATAATGTAAAAGATCAATTCAAGCTTATGATGACTAACGATGATGATTATATAGAAACAATCAAAGCGGAATCTTTTAGTGAAGATGATGCTGATTCTTCTGCAAAAGAAAACCCCTTCAACACTACAGGCAACAACAAAACCAATAAAAAATCAAAAACCCCGGTTCTTGATAATTTTGGAAGGGATTTAACAGCAATGGCGGAAGAAGATAAACTCGATCCCGTTGTGGGCCGTGCAAAAGAAATTGAGCGCGTTTCGCAAATTTTGAGCAGAAGGAAAAAGAACAACCCCCTACTTATAGGTGAACCAGGTGTAGGTAAATCTGCCATCGCGGAAGGACTGGCTTTGCGTATAGTAAAGCGTAAGGTTTCCCGTATCCTTTTTAACAAGCGCGTAGTAACACTGGATCTTGCAAGCCTGGTTGCCGGTACAAAATATCGTGGGCAGTTTGAAGAGCGAATGAAAGCTGTTATGAACGAACTTGAGAAAAATAGTGATATCATTCTTTTTATTGATGAGATACACACTATTGTGGGTGCTGGTGGAGCAACTGGTTCATTAGATGCAAGCAATATGTTCAAACCTGCATTGGCTCGTGGTGAGATTCAATGTATAGGTGCCACTACCCTTGATGAGTACCGTCAATATATTGAAAAAGATGGTGCACTGGAGAGACGTTTTCAAAAGGTAATTGTTGAACCAACAACTATAGCAGAAACAATAGAAATTCTTGAGAACATTAAGGATAAATATGAGGATCACCATAACGTACAATATACTAAAGAAGCTATTGAAGCCTGTGTAACGCTTACAAGCCGTTATATGACAGATCGTTTCTTACCAGATAAAGCTATTGATGCTTTAGATGAAGCAGGTTCTAGGGTGCACATTACGAATATTGATGTTCCTAAAAAGATCATTGATCTTGAACGTCGTCTTGAAGAGGTTCGCGAGAAGAAAAATTCTGTTGTTAAAAAGCAGAAATATGAGGAGGCTGCCAAGCTTAGGGATGATGAAAAAAATATAGAAAAAGAACTTGCGGTTGCTCAGGAGCGCTGGGAAGAGGATTCTAAACAACATAAAGAAACCGTTAGCGAAGACAATGTGGCAGATGTCGTTTCCATGATGTCTGGTATACCAGTGAACAGAATAGCAAAAACCGAAAGTAACAAACTTGCTGAACTTCCCGCTTCTATCAGGAATAAAGTGATAGGTCAGGACGAAGCCGTTGCTAAAGTTGCAAAAGCTATTCAGAGAAACCGCGCCGGACTAAAAGATCCACAAAAACCGATTGGATCCTTTATTTTCCTAGGGCAAACCGGTGTTGGTAAAACCCAACTCGCAAAAGTCTTGGCTACTGAACTTTTCGACAATCAGGATACACTCATACGCATTGACATGAGTGAGTATATGGAGAAATTTGCGGTATCCAGACTCGTGGGAGCGCCTCCGGGATACGTAGGTTATGAAGAAGGTGGTCAATTGACGGAAAAAGTACGTCGTAAGCCTTATGCGGTCCTTTTACTTGATGAAATCGAAAAAGCACACCCAGATGTTTTCAACATGTTGCTTCAAGTACTGGATGATGGTTACCTTACAGATTCCTTGGGTAGAAAAATAGATTTCCGGAATACCGTTATTATTATGACTTCTAATATAGGTGCCCGTAAATTAAAGGATTTTGGTCAGGGTGTAGGTTTTGGAACTTCTGCAAGAAAAAATCAGGAGGAGGAAAATACACGTAGTGTAATTCAAAGTGCGCTCAAGAAAACTTTTGCTCCAGAATTCCTAAACCGTGTTGATGACGTGGTAATCTTTAACGCGCTTGATAGAGCTGAGATTCACAAAATCATCGATATTGAACTGGCTAAATTGTATTCAAGAATCAAAGATCTTGGATATGCCCTGAAATTAACGGATAAGGCCAAGGATTTCATAAGTGATAAAGGATTTGATAAGGAGTATGGGGCACGTCCACTTAAGCGTGCAATTCAGAAATATATTGAAGATGCCCTTGCAGAAGAAATCATTACTTCAAAACTTGAAGAAGGTGATAAGATCACAATGGATATTGAGGAAGGTAAAGAAGAGCTCAGTATTTCAATAGAAAAGCCTGAAAATAGTACTCAGTCTTAA